Genomic segment of Populus nigra chromosome 6, ddPopNigr1.1, whole genome shotgun sequence:
aggggtaaaattacaagaaaatcaaagttttgaggtcaattaaggactaaatttaaGAAATTCGCAGCTAatgatcattttgaaaaagataTCAAACTCTGGGGacccaattgattgaaatcaaaggtgaaattgaatagaattaaaagtttaacagacaattaagagttaaattgcataaatccaagacaaagaaccaaaatgaaaaaaaacgcTAAAATCCGGGGTTAATCATTAGGGGCAAAactgaataaaattaaaagtttgaaaccAATCAGAGGTATAATTAAGAGACATCAGAAATCAAAGGATTAAAATGCACTTTTCCAAAACGGCTCCGTTTTGAGGTtgactgttcatcttcttctctagAGATGCTGCTCAAATGGCCTCCTTCCTGAGGCGTTCTATTCTTCATCTCTCCACTAATTTGGACAAAACTTACACGAAAATGATTGCCTGACACTTGACTACATGCCAGTGTGATTCGTTCTAGCTGATTGATACCACAACGACTATAACACCGCCTCAAAGTGACCAACCCGACCAACCCTTTGCCTGTAGCAAATCTGACAACCCATGATAGCTACTTTGAGCTAACGATTGAGATCCTACCGAGTCGAATTGAGGGCCAAGATTTAGCACCAATAGAAACGAAACGTCCCTCTTCCACTGCCTTATAAATAGGGGTGGATTTTATGACCTGAAAATGGAGAAATCAAgtccaaaatcaataaaatatcagCCTTCCCCCCATTTTTGCTGCCACTATGaaatttctctcctctctctctctctctctctccatcatGGCCTTCAACCACCAACACCCTCACCACCAGCTTAACCACCATCATCTCCACAACAAGCAGCTGCCCAACCACCTAACGTGGTGAGTGTGCCATtgagttctctctctctctctctctcttcgctGCAAacttctccttcttctcctcCAGCAACTCATCGCTAGTGTGACCACCGTCCTCTCCACCAGCAGCTTCTCATACTAGGTAAACtcctcccttcttcttcttcttctttgttccCCCTTGTCTTCGTTCTATATGCAAAACAATAATTTGTTCTGCATGCAGAGCATTGGGGGAGGGGGAATAATTCCTTTCTTGAGTTTGGGCCAGCACGACTCATCCcagaccaaaaaaaaactagaactgTTAAGCCGACATCGACCTAACTCTTTGAGCCGAGCCCAACCAGGTTGGGCTTGGCCCATATAGATGGGATGATCCAacccaatatatttaataataatataattataataataatttgttgatttttttcttcttctaattttctAATAGTGATAACATATATTCAGTTTCCTTACATTATATTTGTTTCCTTCCATTATTTTAAGAATGTTCTGCAggatattatatttgattaattcccTCATATACTATATCCGTTTTCCTTGGATCATATATTTAGTTTGAATATTTGTTACCTATCATGAACTTAATTATATCGGCCATAGGAATTTAGATATACAGACGATTTTCATAAATGGGATGATGTCATGATTCGGTGTTGGCTGCATGATTTTTTGGGTGCCTCATCTGATTGTAGAGCCATATACTTTCTTTCCTAGTTGAGTGATGCTAAACCTATTAAAGTGTTTCACTAATTAGCCTCGGGTATGTTTGCTCTATATGCGTTTCAGTATACTAAAACAATGAGGATCCAACTGCTGAGCTCTCTGTTTCTCTTCTCCTTCAGTTCTTGTCTTTACAGGTGTTTCTCTCTCTATGTTTCTTCTCTTCACTACTGTTATGATTCACATTGGAGTTATGCTGGTAGAATTAATTCCAGTGTTTGTTGTAAATTTCCATCTCTGGTTTTGAGATAAGTAAACCATTTTTACATTTGATTCTTTGAAGTAAGACAGGTACTTTCAAAATTGCTAACTAAATAGCACTGCAACTCATTCTTAAATTTTACTTTTTGGATATACTGTCTTCTTTAGTCATTGATGATCCTCATAGGACATTGAATTGAATAATACACgatcatgtttctttttttcaatcccATAATTGTTCCAACATTTGTTTTGAAGGCTTTCTTGGCTAAATATATTCGTTTGTGAACTTAAAAATTTGTACAAAACCCGTTTTAGGGTATCATCTCAACCTGAGCACGCTAGCTTCCCACCTCGAGGTTGGAACTCTTACGATTCCTTTGACTGGATTCTATCTGAAGTAGACTTCTTGCAAAGTGCCGAAAAGATCTCTCAGCGTCTACAGCCTTATGGATATGAGGTATAAAATGACTGATGACTACAATCAACTTTTACAACTTTTTTAATTACTGGAACAATTTGAGAACGGAAAGTTTATTGAAATAGAAGTTGTCTTTTATCTGTGAAATTCCATGTAGTATGCAGTTATAGATTACCTGTGGTATAGGAAGAACGTTCCAGGTGCTTACCTAAATTCTCTTGGATTTGATGTAATTGATGAATGGGGGAGGTTGATCCCTGACCCAGATAGGTGGCCCTCATCTGAAGATGGGAAAGGGTTCACTGAAGTAGCCCAGAAAGTACAGAGCGTGGGTTTGAAGCTTGGGATTCATGTTATGAGAGGATTAAGTAGACAGGCATATGATGCGAACACCCCCATCTTGGATACTACCACGGTATTATTCCTTATTATCAAAGAGGGTtcattcttctctcttcttttcattttttttttcagcaggAGAagtatttcttctcttttcccttCCATGCTCAGATTTTACAGTCTCAAAAACACTGTCATCATAAAAATAGACTAGTCAGGTGAAAGGTGCAATATAAGCTCAAGTTTCTAATCGATTTGCTCTAAAAAGTTAATgctaaatttctatttttattaggGACGTGCTTATGAAGAGTCTGGACGACTGTGGCGAGCAAAAGACATAGGGATCACGGAGAGGGCTTGTGGATGGATGCCACATGGTTTCATGAGTGTAAATACTAAGTTGGGAGCAGGAAGAGCCTTCTTGAGGTCACTTTATGAACAGTATGCTGAGTGGGGTGTTGATTTtggtaattaataattaactgAAAACTGCATTTTTCCATCTTACCCAACACATTAAGAAGTCTGTGAGTCCAATAGGGTGTATCTCAAGTTTCAACATTTTATAGagaatgaatttttcttttttctgattaAAAATGGTAAAATAACTTGTCAAAGCAGCATTGCATCTTTCGAGAATTTCCATTTTTGGAAGCATGGAAGAAATATTGTTTCTATAATGATGTGGGGAATGTATGTTGAAGGTCCTGGAAGGACTGGATAGTAATATTGCGAGTCTAGTAGAGTTTTGACCTCTTCAAGCATTTTAGGCTCGGGCAAGCTTCTTATGGATAGTAATTTTGACTCGTATTTATTACAAAGCTGTGAATTCTGCACATTTCAATCTCCCCTCCTGTTATTTATACCTCTGCATTTTCTTAGTGGCTTCATGTCagtctttctttgttttaataattttcatgttCGTTTCTTCTCTTATATTTGCAGTGAAACATGATTGTGTATTTGGTAATGACTTGGATGTAGATGAAATAACATTTGTGTCAGAGGTATACAGCACTTTCTGGTGCATAAATTTTATGTCTTCAATCTTTTCTGAATAGAGATGATGATACATGAAGTGCACTTGTTCAGGTTCTGCAAAAGCTCAGTCGTCCCATTCTGTATTCTGTGTCTCCGGGAGTTATCCCAACACCAGTCATGGAGAAAGATATAAGTGGGTTAGTCAACATGTACAGGGTCACAGGTGATGATTGGGATACATGGGGAGATGTTGCAGCTCATTTTGATGTTTCAAGGTGGAATAAAGTTTTCATGTTAAATAAGAGCTTCAAGTTCGAATTATATATAGATCATCGCTCCTAATTGGTGCTTTTCTTCTATTCTctcattttttatgtgatttcttGTTCATCTACTTCAGGGACTTCGCTGCTGCTAATAAGATTGGTGCGAAGGGCTTGCTGGGGAGGTCATGGCCTGACTTGGATATGCTGCCCATAGGATGGCTTACAGATCCTGGTGATAAAAATTAGCAGATTGTTCTCTTTAATTCTAGCACAttttaagtgattttattttgtaagggGTTGGTGAGACTGAGCATAGGAAAAGCTGATTGCAACATGGATTGCTGACATGTAAATTGAACGAAGTAGTGGAATGCTTGCTGTTACATTGGGGTAGCAAAATTGCATAGCTTGTCCATGCACTCGAGTGTTTATCATGGTAATTAACTGGAACGGCACACATCCTAGTGACAATCATTGAAAAGTAATACATCTGGACCTGTTTTTTCCTTGGGTCTAGGGGTTTGCCACATAAGTTGCTGGGGTATTCATGATTAACTTGAAAGTGTTTAAAGAGTTCTACTGGAAAAGACAAAAACTTGAATAATCACATTGCTTTTCTGTATCCTAGGTTCTGGCAGAGGACCATACAGAATGAGTAACCTTAATCTAGATGAGCAGAAAACCCAGGTATGTACATGCAACTCTATATGTGCGTCCGTCATTTGTTAAAAGATTAAGATTCTTTATTGATGACTCGATACAAGTATTTTCCTTCACAGATGACTTTGTGCGCAATGGCCAGATCCCCTATCATGTTTGGAGGAGATGTTAGAAGGCTTGATGAGACCACATCTAATTTGATCACCAATCCCTTCATTCTGGAAATAAATTCTTTTAGCACGAACAATATGGAGGCATGTGAAACAATGTCTTTAAGAGGTCTTTGGAATATTAACTGAGGTTTTTTCTGA
This window contains:
- the LOC133697505 gene encoding uncharacterized protein LOC133697505 isoform X2 — encoded protein: MFALYAFQYTKTMRIQLLSSLFLFSFSSCLYRVSSQPEHASFPPRGWNSYDSFDWILSEVDFLQSAEKISQRLQPYGYEYAVIDYLWYRKNVPGAYLNSLGFDVIDEWGRLIPDPDRWPSSEDGKGFTEVAQKVQSVGLKLGIHVMRGLSRQAYDANTPILDTTTGRAYEESGRLWRAKDIGITERACGWMPHGFMSVNTKLGAGRAFLRSLYEQYAEWGVDFVKHDCVFGNDLDVDEITFVSEVLQKLSRPILYSVSPGVIPTPVMEKDISGLVNMYRVTGDDWDTWGDVAAHFDVSRDFAAANKIGAKGLLGRSWPDLDMLPIGWLTDPGSGRGPYRMSNLNLDEQKTQMTLCAMARSPIMFGGDVRRLDETTSNLITNPFILEINSFSTNNMEFPFVTGTKVSAHKTTNHSRRSRRSLKEVGTSHTQFLGFTSCNHPKVNGWSIKALDQDLDQICWKESMRSHEPLCLYKRILTFDGRLISNQGGFHLLASHEMEFCLDASPRKKRTSKEFNSGSFSPCRSDANQMWELSNNGSLISSYSGLCVTVKSIDANVGNSGGVRSWIATGRKGEIYVALFNLNSEKTVISATISDLTKAFPGRNLNATSCYGREVWSGKDFGEIKDSISMEVEIHGCALFVLNCP
- the LOC133697505 gene encoding alpha-galactosidase-like isoform X3, producing MFALYAFQYTKTMRIQLLSSLFLFSFSSCLYRVSSQPEHASFPPRGWNSYDSFDWILSEVDFLQSAEKISQRLQPYGYEYAVIDYLWYRKNVPGAYLNSLGFDVIDEWGRLIPDPDRWPSSEDGKGFTEVAQKVQSVGLKLGIHVMRGLSRQAYDANTPILDTTTGRAYEESGRLWRAKDIGITERACGWMPHGFMSVNTKLGAGRAFLRSLYEQYAEWGVDFVKHDCVFGNDLDVDEITFVSEVLQKLSRPILYSVSPGVIPTPVMEKDISGLVNMYRVTGDDWDTWGDVAAHFDVSRWNKVFMDFAAANKIGAKGLLGRSWPDLDMLPIGWLTDPGSGRGPYRMSNLNLDEQKTQMTLCAMARSPIMFGGDVRRLDETTSNLITNPFILEINSFSTNNMEFPFVTGTKVSAHKTTNHSRRSRRSLKEVGTSHTQFLGFTSCNHPKVNGWSIKALDQDLDQICWKESMRSHEPLCLYKRILTLSDANQMWELSNNGSLISSYSGLCVTVKSIDANVGNSGGVRSWIATGRKGEIYVALFNLNSEKTVISATISDLTKAFPGRNLNATSCYGREVWSGKDFGEIKDSISMEVEIHGCALFVLNCP
- the LOC133697505 gene encoding alpha-galactosidase-like isoform X5; the protein is MFALYAFQYTKTMRIQLLSSLFLFSFSSCLYRVSSQPEHASFPPRGWNSYDSFDWILSEVDFLQSAEKISQRLQPYGYEYAVIDYLWYRKNVPGAYLNSLGFDVIDEWGRLIPDPDRWPSSEDGKGFTEVAQKVQSVGLKLGIHVMRGLSRQAYDANTPILDTTTGRAYEESGRLWRAKDIGITERACGWMPHGFMSVNTKLGAGRAFLRSLYEQYAEWGVDFVKHDCVFGNDLDVDEITFVSEVLQKLSRPILYSVSPGVIPTPVMEKDISGLVNMYRVTGDDWDTWGDVAAHFDVSRWNKVFMDFAAANKIGAKGLLGRSWPDLDMLPIGWLTDPGSGRGPYRMSNLNLDEQKTQMTLCAMARSPIMFGGDVRRLDETTSNLITNPFILEINSFSTNNMEFPFVTGTKVSAHKTTNHSRRSRRSLKEVGTSHTQFLGFTSCNHPKVNGWSIKALDQDLDQICWKESMRSHEPLCLYKRILTFDGRLISNQGGFHLLASHEMEFCLDASPRKKRTSKEFNSGSFSPCRSDANQVSLHSQFPSI
- the LOC133697505 gene encoding uncharacterized protein LOC133697505 isoform X1 codes for the protein MFALYAFQYTKTMRIQLLSSLFLFSFSSCLYRVSSQPEHASFPPRGWNSYDSFDWILSEVDFLQSAEKISQRLQPYGYEYAVIDYLWYRKNVPGAYLNSLGFDVIDEWGRLIPDPDRWPSSEDGKGFTEVAQKVQSVGLKLGIHVMRGLSRQAYDANTPILDTTTGRAYEESGRLWRAKDIGITERACGWMPHGFMSVNTKLGAGRAFLRSLYEQYAEWGVDFVKHDCVFGNDLDVDEITFVSEVLQKLSRPILYSVSPGVIPTPVMEKDISGLVNMYRVTGDDWDTWGDVAAHFDVSRWNKVFMDFAAANKIGAKGLLGRSWPDLDMLPIGWLTDPGSGRGPYRMSNLNLDEQKTQMTLCAMARSPIMFGGDVRRLDETTSNLITNPFILEINSFSTNNMEFPFVTGTKVSAHKTTNHSRRSRRSLKEVGTSHTQFLGFTSCNHPKVNGWSIKALDQDLDQICWKESMRSHEPLCLYKRILTFDGRLISNQGGFHLLASHEMEFCLDASPRKKRTSKEFNSGSFSPCRSDANQMWELSNNGSLISSYSGLCVTVKSIDANVGNSGGVRSWIATGRKGEIYVALFNLNSEKTVISATISDLTKAFPGRNLNATSCYGREVWSGKDFGEIKDSISMEVEIHGCALFVLNCP
- the LOC133697505 gene encoding uncharacterized protein LOC133697505 isoform X4; this translates as MDMRKNVPGAYLNSLGFDVIDEWGRLIPDPDRWPSSEDGKGFTEVAQKVQSVGLKLGIHVMRGLSRQAYDANTPILDTTTGRAYEESGRLWRAKDIGITERACGWMPHGFMSVNTKLGAGRAFLRSLYEQYAEWGVDFVKHDCVFGNDLDVDEITFVSEVLQKLSRPILYSVSPGVIPTPVMEKDISGLVNMYRVTGDDWDTWGDVAAHFDVSRWNKVFMDFAAANKIGAKGLLGRSWPDLDMLPIGWLTDPGSGRGPYRMSNLNLDEQKTQMTLCAMARSPIMFGGDVRRLDETTSNLITNPFILEINSFSTNNMEFPFVTGTKVSAHKTTNHSRRSRRSLKEVGTSHTQFLGFTSCNHPKVNGWSIKALDQDLDQICWKESMRSHEPLCLYKRILTFDGRLISNQGGFHLLASHEMEFCLDASPRKKRTSKEFNSGSFSPCRSDANQMWELSNNGSLISSYSGLCVTVKSIDANVGNSGGVRSWIATGRKGEIYVALFNLNSEKTVISATISDLTKAFPGRNLNATSCYGREVWSGKDFGEIKDSISMEVEIHGCALFVLNCP